From one Gemella morbillorum genomic stretch:
- the pepV gene encoding dipeptidase PepV: MNINFKQEVQNHKEDLLKDLFELLSIRSILGTDITEETPFGSGPREALDKMLSFGERDGYKTKLVENKAGHIEVGEGEELFGILGHVDVVPVVEADWTSHPFKPEVRDGKIYARGSLDDKGPTMAAYYAVKLLDKLGVKWNKRIRLIIGSDEETGFRCVKSYFEHEEQPALGFTPDAMFPLVYAEKARATFDHKLEFKSEEGNFDYKLVKFNGGQVLNMVVASAEAVLKGEARDIEEKFDKFLAAEKLEGEIKVSDVITLVLKGKAAHGSTPQFGINAATKLAEFLNTLSLDVNGKNYVEYIATRLANDPFGKVLGIEYSDDEMGASTYNYGILKYDAVEKIGVISTDCRHPKNFDLVSKLATLKEDNMVIEVTSTKEAHYVPKDDELVTTLVDVYRKHTGDTKNDAFVLGGGTYARCLKKGVAFGLLFPGKQDTMHQANEFLEIEDLLLATAIYAEGIYQLCCE; this comes from the coding sequence ATGAATATCAATTTTAAACAAGAAGTTCAAAATCATAAGGAGGATTTGTTAAAAGACCTATTTGAGTTATTAAGTATTCGTTCTATTTTAGGAACAGATATTACTGAAGAAACACCATTTGGCAGCGGTCCAAGAGAAGCTCTTGATAAAATGTTATCGTTTGGTGAGCGTGATGGCTATAAAACTAAATTAGTAGAAAATAAAGCAGGTCATATTGAAGTGGGAGAAGGAGAAGAGTTATTTGGTATCCTAGGTCATGTTGACGTAGTTCCAGTGGTAGAAGCGGATTGGACTAGTCATCCTTTTAAACCAGAAGTCCGTGATGGGAAAATTTATGCACGTGGTTCATTAGATGATAAAGGACCAACAATGGCTGCTTATTATGCTGTTAAACTTCTTGATAAATTAGGAGTGAAATGGAATAAACGTATTCGCCTAATCATAGGTAGTGATGAAGAAACAGGATTTAGATGTGTAAAATCATATTTTGAACATGAAGAACAACCAGCACTAGGATTTACACCTGATGCAATGTTCCCTCTTGTATATGCAGAAAAAGCTCGTGCAACATTTGATCATAAATTAGAATTCAAATCAGAAGAAGGAAATTTTGATTATAAACTAGTTAAATTTAACGGTGGTCAAGTATTAAATATGGTAGTTGCAAGTGCAGAGGCTGTTCTTAAAGGAGAAGCACGTGATATTGAAGAAAAATTTGACAAATTTTTAGCAGCTGAAAAATTAGAAGGAGAAATTAAAGTTTCTGATGTTATTACTTTAGTATTAAAAGGTAAAGCAGCTCATGGATCAACACCACAATTTGGTATTAATGCCGCAACAAAATTAGCAGAATTTTTAAATACATTAAGCTTAGATGTTAATGGTAAAAATTATGTAGAATACATTGCTACACGCCTTGCTAATGACCCATTTGGTAAAGTATTAGGAATTGAGTATTCTGATGATGAAATGGGTGCTTCAACATATAACTATGGAATTCTAAAATATGATGCAGTAGAAAAAATAGGGGTTATTTCAACAGACTGTCGTCATCCTAAAAATTTTGATTTAGTATCTAAACTTGCAACTTTAAAAGAAGATAATATGGTTATAGAAGTGACAAGTACTAAGGAAGCACACTATGTTCCAAAAGATGATGAACTTGTTACAACATTAGTTGATGTCTATAGAAAACATACTGGCGATACTAAAAATGATGCCTTCGTACTTGGAGGAGGAACTTATGCACGTTGCCTTAAAAAAGGTGTAGCATTTGGTCTATTGTTCCCAGGTAAACAAGATACAATGCATCAAGCCAATGAATTTTTAGAAATTGAAGATTTATTATTAGCAACTGCAATTTATGCTGAAGGTATATATCAACTTTGTTGTGAATAA
- a CDS encoding pseudouridine synthase — MRLDKYIGHTTLLSRAESKKIIKKGVLVNGNIVKTPDFKIDEFNDEVIVNEEKLIYQKYIYIMMNKPKGVISATEDSISRTVIDLLEEKDCIFEPFPVGRLDKDTEGLMLLTNDGNLGHQLTSPKKDVEKQYYVEVNGVLKVEHIPYLKEGIILEDGYKCKSAKLDILTSDVSKSTAYIYVTEGKFHQVKRMMKALGCEVTYLKRLSIGELVLDETLELGKYRYLTEQELKKLKN; from the coding sequence GTGAGATTAGATAAATACATAGGGCACACTACTTTACTAAGCAGGGCAGAGTCAAAAAAGATTATAAAAAAAGGGGTTTTAGTCAATGGAAACATTGTTAAGACACCGGATTTTAAAATAGATGAATTCAATGATGAAGTTATAGTAAATGAAGAAAAGCTTATTTATCAAAAGTATATTTATATTATGATGAATAAACCCAAGGGGGTAATATCTGCTACAGAAGATAGTATATCTAGGACTGTAATTGATTTGCTGGAAGAAAAAGATTGTATTTTTGAACCATTTCCGGTAGGAAGATTGGATAAAGATACAGAAGGATTAATGTTACTAACAAATGATGGAAATTTAGGACATCAACTTACATCACCTAAAAAAGATGTTGAAAAACAATATTATGTTGAAGTAAATGGGGTTTTAAAGGTTGAGCATATACCTTATTTAAAAGAAGGAATAATACTTGAAGATGGGTATAAGTGTAAAAGTGCAAAATTAGATATTTTAACTTCAGATGTATCTAAAAGTACGGCATATATTTATGTAACGGAAGGTAAGTTTCATCAAGTTAAAAGAATGATGAAAGCACTAGGTTGCGAAGTAACATATTTAAAAAGATTATCTATAGGGGAGTTAGTTTTAGATGAAACTTTAGAACTAGGTAAGTATAGATATTTAACAGAACAGGAACTGAAAAAATTAAAAAATTAA
- a CDS encoding putative polysaccharide biosynthesis protein, with translation MKILKKDSLFKGTAMLSISLILTKILGAIYLIPFYQIIGGEEQMALYNYGYSYYATILEISAAGTPLAIAKLVAKYNALRAYSVSRRIYKMGSWLLIIMGIVGFCVLFFGSDYISEQILISNQQKFTPADGALVLKSLSFGVPIVLVSAGLRGLFQGHEVMFPSAISQFIEQVVRIVFMLGATYVVIKILGYGIVEGNVTATFAAAVGAVFSVLTLFYFYKKYKNSLDYNTENDEVELNISTMSLVKEFFSVSIPFIFIVGLFPILNIIDQHNFIHGMTEIGKADIVDGRFSALQLVNKIVMIAVAIAPAFSSTFLPSITRLYAVGEKAGVSNQINKVVLSLMMVVLPALVGMYILADPLYSAFYSRSLINSELLRFYLPLAILYSIYSLTSVIMQAINRQLINLITIIFGLVIKYVTIKPLVIMFETNGVILSSVITYLVMIIINLVIINAEVRLRMIEFVKKFIILVCSCFIMFIAVAAVYEAIISNFVLEAKLSSMILIVICAVLGTIIYFYSIVNMGFVEYLFGRKITLKNLKSLRRKI, from the coding sequence GTGAAAATTTTGAAAAAAGATTCCTTGTTTAAAGGAACTGCAATGCTTAGTATTAGTTTAATATTAACAAAAATTTTAGGAGCTATTTATCTTATTCCATTTTATCAAATAATAGGTGGAGAAGAACAAATGGCATTGTACAATTATGGTTATAGTTATTACGCAACAATTTTAGAAATTTCTGCCGCAGGGACGCCTCTAGCAATAGCAAAATTAGTTGCAAAATATAATGCACTTAGAGCATATAGTGTAAGTAGACGCATATACAAAATGGGTTCATGGTTATTAATAATTATGGGAATAGTAGGTTTTTGTGTCTTGTTTTTTGGTTCTGATTATATTTCTGAACAAATTTTAATAAGTAATCAACAAAAATTCACACCAGCAGATGGAGCGTTAGTTTTAAAAAGCTTAAGTTTTGGGGTGCCTATAGTTTTAGTTTCAGCAGGACTTAGAGGATTATTCCAAGGTCATGAGGTAATGTTTCCATCGGCAATAAGCCAATTTATTGAACAAGTTGTTCGTATTGTATTTATGTTAGGGGCAACATATGTTGTTATTAAAATTTTAGGGTATGGTATTGTTGAAGGGAATGTAACTGCAACATTTGCAGCAGCAGTAGGTGCAGTATTCTCCGTTCTTACACTATTTTATTTTTATAAAAAATATAAAAACTCTTTAGACTATAATACAGAAAACGATGAGGTAGAATTAAATATTTCAACAATGAGCCTTGTGAAGGAATTTTTCTCTGTATCTATTCCATTTATCTTTATAGTTGGATTATTTCCTATCTTAAATATTATAGATCAACATAATTTTATTCATGGTATGACAGAAATAGGTAAGGCAGATATAGTAGATGGTAGATTTTCAGCCTTACAGCTTGTTAACAAAATAGTTATGATAGCAGTAGCTATTGCGCCAGCATTTTCTAGCACGTTTTTACCTTCTATAACTAGATTGTATGCAGTGGGAGAGAAAGCTGGAGTTAGTAATCAAATAAATAAAGTGGTGTTGTCTTTAATGATGGTGGTTTTACCAGCATTAGTTGGGATGTATATTTTAGCTGATCCTTTATATTCAGCATTCTATAGTAGGAGCTTGATAAATTCTGAATTATTAAGGTTTTATCTACCACTTGCGATATTATATTCTATCTATAGTTTAACTAGTGTAATAATGCAGGCAATTAATAGACAGTTAATAAATTTGATTACAATAATCTTCGGGTTAGTGATTAAATACGTAACAATAAAGCCATTGGTTATTATGTTTGAAACTAATGGAGTAATTTTATCCTCTGTAATAACTTACTTAGTAATGATAATTATTAATTTAGTTATTATTAATGCAGAAGTAAGATTAAGAATGATTGAGTTTGTTAAAAAATTTATTATCCTGGTGTGCAGTTGTTTTATAATGTTTATAGCGGTAGCAGCGGTTTATGAAGCTATAATATCAAATTTTGTCTTAGAGGCAAAACTATCAAGTATGATTTTAATAGTTATTTGTGCAGTACTAGGTACTATAATCTATTTTTACAGTATTGTTAATATGGGATTTGTGGAATACTTATTTGGTAGAAAAATAACATTAAAAAACCTTAAGAGTCTAAGGAGAAAAATATAG
- a CDS encoding MerR family transcriptional regulator has protein sequence MGFKEFQKNLPVFSISVVTKITQLSARQIRYYEEKKLFTPNRTEGNTRLFSLNDIDKLLTIKDLLTKGFNLKAIDEIINEKEVSNETTQLRQIIHNDIFAGPSGLPRERSIGRGDLSRFYNNKKNKF, from the coding sequence ATGGGGTTCAAAGAGTTTCAAAAAAATCTTCCTGTTTTCTCAATAAGTGTCGTTACCAAAATTACACAGTTATCTGCACGACAGATTCGTTACTATGAAGAAAAGAAACTTTTCACTCCTAATCGTACTGAGGGCAATACCCGGCTGTTTTCTTTAAATGACATCGATAAACTACTAACAATTAAAGATTTGTTAACAAAAGGCTTTAATTTAAAAGCTATCGATGAAATAATTAATGAAAAAGAAGTTTCTAATGAAACTACACAGTTACGACAAATTATTCATAATGATATTTTTGCTGGTCCTAGTGGTCTTCCTAGAGAACGATCTATAGGTCGAGGCGACTTATCAAGATTTTATAACAACAAAAAAAATAAATTTTGA
- the glnA gene encoding type I glutamate--ammonia ligase: MATKITREDILKRIKEENVKYIRLQFTDITGTIKNVEVPVSQIEKVLDNKMMFDGSSIEGFVRIEESDMYLYPDLNTFLVFSWDSEYGKVARFICDVYTVDGKPFAGDPRGNLKRILKKMNELGFDTLNLGPEPEFFLFRLKENGEPSLELNDNGGYFDLAPVDLGENVRRDIVLELENLGFDIEASHHEVAPGQHEIDFKYDDVISACDNIQTFKLIVKTIARKHGLHATFMPKPMFGINGSGMHCNVSLFSKGENSFYDKNSKNGLSETASHFIAGILKHARSFTAVCNPTVNSYKRLVPGYEAPCYVAWSTSNRSPLVRVPASRGKSTRVEVRSVDPAANPYLAMSTILAAGLDGIENKLVPADEVKSNIYVMTREERIANGIDELPSTLYTALKELNSSSIMKEALGKHIFYNFIEAKSIEWDSFRTQVTDWEIDHYLKNY, from the coding sequence ATGGCTACAAAAATTACTAGAGAAGATATTTTAAAAAGAATTAAAGAAGAAAATGTGAAATACATTAGATTACAATTTACAGATATTACTGGTACAATAAAAAATGTAGAGGTGCCTGTAAGCCAAATTGAAAAAGTTTTAGATAATAAAATGATGTTTGATGGTTCTTCTATAGAAGGCTTTGTTCGTATTGAAGAAAGTGATATGTATTTATACCCAGATTTAAACACATTCTTAGTATTCTCATGGGATAGTGAATATGGAAAAGTAGCACGCTTTATCTGTGATGTGTATACTGTTGACGGAAAACCTTTTGCCGGTGATCCACGCGGTAATTTAAAACGAATTCTTAAAAAAATGAATGAATTAGGTTTTGATACATTAAATTTAGGACCAGAACCAGAATTTTTCCTATTTAGGCTTAAAGAAAATGGCGAACCTAGTTTAGAATTGAATGATAATGGTGGTTATTTTGACTTAGCTCCTGTTGATCTTGGGGAAAATGTACGACGTGATATTGTTTTAGAATTAGAGAACCTTGGTTTTGATATCGAAGCCAGTCATCATGAGGTGGCTCCAGGTCAACACGAAATAGATTTCAAATATGATGATGTAATCTCAGCTTGTGATAACATTCAAACTTTTAAACTTATTGTCAAAACTATAGCGAGAAAACACGGTCTACATGCAACATTTATGCCTAAACCTATGTTTGGTATCAATGGTTCTGGTATGCACTGTAATGTCTCTTTATTTAGTAAAGGAGAAAATAGTTTTTATGATAAAAACAGCAAAAACGGCCTTTCAGAAACAGCTTCCCATTTTATCGCTGGAATTTTAAAACATGCACGTAGTTTCACAGCCGTTTGTAACCCTACAGTTAACTCTTATAAACGTCTAGTGCCCGGATATGAAGCACCTTGTTATGTTGCTTGGTCTACTTCCAATAGATCTCCATTAGTTAGAGTACCCGCATCTCGTGGAAAATCAACACGTGTAGAGGTTAGATCTGTTGATCCAGCTGCTAATCCATACTTAGCAATGTCTACTATTCTAGCTGCCGGTCTAGATGGTATAGAAAACAAACTTGTTCCTGCTGATGAAGTAAAAAGTAATATTTATGTCATGACTCGTGAGGAAAGAATTGCAAATGGAATAGATGAACTCCCTTCTACTTTATATACAGCACTTAAAGAACTAAACTCTTCATCAATCATGAAAGAAGCTCTTGGTAAACACATCTTCTATAATTTTATCGAAGCAAAATCTATAGAATGGGATTCATTTAGAACACAAGTTACAGATTGGGAAATTGATCATTATTTAAAAAATTATTAA
- the trxA gene encoding thioredoxin translates to MREITDKEFFELSKTDSVKVFDFWAPWCGPCKMLAPVLEEVSNELTNIEFYKINVDENQEAAGEYGVMSIPTLLVMKNGEVLEEKTGYQPKETLVQLLSKY, encoded by the coding sequence ATGAGAGAGATTACAGATAAAGAATTTTTTGAATTATCAAAAACAGACAGCGTTAAGGTTTTTGACTTTTGGGCACCATGGTGTGGTCCTTGTAAAATGCTAGCGCCAGTGTTAGAAGAAGTTTCAAATGAGCTTACTAACATTGAATTCTATAAAATTAATGTAGATGAAAATCAAGAAGCAGCTGGAGAATACGGAGTAATGTCAATTCCTACATTACTTGTAATGAAAAATGGTGAAGTTTTAGAAGAAAAAACAGGTTACCAACCAAAAGAAACATTAGTGCAATTATTATCTAAATATTAA
- the groL gene encoding chaperonin GroEL (60 kDa chaperone family; promotes refolding of misfolded polypeptides especially under stressful conditions; forms two stacked rings of heptamers to form a barrel-shaped 14mer; ends can be capped by GroES; misfolded proteins enter the barrel where they are refolded when GroES binds) — protein MVKELKFSEDARQSMKRGVDKLANAVKVTLGPKGRNVVLDRKFGSPLITNDGVSIAKEIELEDPYENMGAKLVAEVANKTNEIAGDGTTTATILAQSMITEGLKNVTSGANPVGLRRGMERAVKVAVERLREISVTVDSKGKIAQVGAISAADEEVGKFISEAMDKVGNDGVITIEESQGLETMLEVVEGMQFDRGYLSPYMVSDTEKMLADLDNPYILVTDKKINAVQEILPVLEEVVAAAKPLLIIADDVEQEAIATLVVNKLRGTFNVVAVKAPGFGERRKAILEDISILTGATLITEDLGLDLKDANITMLGNSSKVNVTKERTIIVDGKGNKEDIESRKSQIKSLYAESTSEFDREKLQERLAKLSGGVAVIKVGAATETELKEKKLRIEDALNSTRAAVEEGIVAGGGTALVQVISEVEKLVATGDEQTGINIIKKALEAPVRQIAENAGLESSVIVEKLKSEEIGIGFNAATEEWVDMIKAGIVDPTKVTRSALQNAASVSSLFLSTEAVVADITEELPMQPQMPMM, from the coding sequence ATGGTTAAAGAGTTAAAATTTTCAGAAGATGCACGTCAATCAATGAAGCGTGGTGTTGATAAGCTTGCTAATGCTGTTAAAGTAACATTAGGACCTAAGGGGCGTAATGTTGTGTTAGATAGAAAGTTTGGATCACCACTAATCACAAATGATGGAGTATCGATAGCTAAAGAAATAGAATTAGAAGATCCTTATGAAAATATGGGGGCCAAATTAGTAGCCGAAGTTGCAAATAAAACTAATGAAATTGCAGGAGATGGTACTACTACAGCAACAATTTTGGCACAATCAATGATAACGGAAGGTCTTAAAAATGTAACTAGCGGGGCAAATCCTGTCGGGCTGCGTCGCGGAATGGAGCGTGCAGTCAAAGTTGCAGTTGAACGTCTTCGTGAAATTAGCGTAACTGTAGATTCTAAAGGTAAAATAGCTCAAGTAGGTGCTATTTCTGCTGCGGATGAAGAAGTAGGTAAGTTTATTTCTGAAGCAATGGATAAAGTAGGAAATGACGGTGTTATTACTATCGAAGAATCTCAAGGATTAGAAACTATGCTAGAAGTTGTAGAAGGTATGCAGTTTGACCGTGGATATCTTTCGCCATATATGGTAAGCGATACAGAGAAAATGCTAGCGGATTTAGACAATCCATATATTCTTGTTACTGATAAAAAGATTAATGCAGTTCAAGAAATTTTGCCAGTTTTAGAAGAAGTAGTTGCTGCTGCCAAACCACTTCTTATTATAGCGGATGATGTCGAACAAGAAGCTATAGCGACGTTGGTAGTCAACAAATTGCGCGGGACATTCAATGTAGTAGCTGTTAAAGCACCTGGTTTTGGTGAAAGAAGAAAAGCAATTTTAGAAGATATTTCTATATTAACAGGAGCAACATTAATAACAGAAGACTTAGGATTAGATCTTAAGGATGCGAATATTACAATGTTAGGTAATTCATCAAAAGTAAATGTTACAAAAGAACGTACGATTATTGTTGATGGTAAGGGAAATAAAGAAGATATAGAAAGTCGTAAAAGCCAAATAAAATCATTATATGCAGAATCAACTTCAGAGTTTGATCGTGAGAAGTTACAGGAACGCTTAGCAAAATTATCAGGTGGTGTAGCTGTAATAAAAGTTGGTGCAGCGACAGAAACAGAACTAAAAGAGAAAAAACTACGCATAGAAGACGCGCTTAATTCAACTCGTGCTGCGGTCGAAGAAGGAATTGTTGCAGGAGGAGGAACAGCTCTTGTTCAAGTGATTTCTGAAGTGGAAAAATTAGTAGCTACAGGTGATGAACAAACAGGTATTAATATTATAAAAAAAGCACTAGAAGCACCGGTTCGTCAGATTGCAGAAAACGCAGGATTAGAAAGTAGTGTTATTGTTGAAAAACTAAAATCTGAAGAAATAGGTATAGGGTTTAATGCTGCTACAGAAGAATGGGTTGATATGATAAAAGCGGGAATAGTAGACCCAACGAAAGTAACTCGTTCAGCGTTACAAAATGCTGCGAGTGTGTCTAGTTTATTCTTATCAACAGAAGCAGTTGTAGCTGATATTACAGAGGAATTGCCTATGCAACCTCAGATGCCAATGATGTAG
- a CDS encoding GroES family chaperonin encodes MIKPLFDNVLLKKIEVEKATTSGIVLASKEDTSNIGIVVALGESCLLSTDNEGELSAGSKVVFSDKYKKVDFEGQEYYLVNEEEVLAVIED; translated from the coding sequence ATGATTAAACCGTTATTTGACAATGTTTTACTAAAAAAAATTGAGGTAGAGAAAGCGACAACTAGTGGAATTGTCTTGGCTTCTAAAGAGGATACATCTAACATTGGAATAGTAGTAGCGTTGGGTGAGAGTTGTTTACTATCTACTGATAATGAAGGAGAACTAAGTGCAGGAAGTAAAGTAGTTTTTTCTGATAAGTATAAAAAAGTAGATTTTGAAGGGCAAGAATATTATTTAGTTAATGAAGAGGAAGTTCTTGCAGTAATAGAAGATTAG